A genome region from Pseudomonas sp. N3-W includes the following:
- a CDS encoding cytochrome c, which translates to MKALVIATFALLGSTSINAAEVDQNLIKQGEYLARAGDCVACHTAKDGKPFAGGLPMETPIGTIYSTNITPDKTGLGDYSFEDFDKAVRHGVAKNGSTLYPAMPYPSYASVTEPDMKALYAYFMHGVAPVAQDNKASDIPWPLSMRWPLAGWRWMFAPAVADYQAAPDADAVVSRGAYLVEGLGHCGACHTPRALTMQEKALNAGEGSAFLSGSAPLEGWIAKSLRGDHKDGLGSWNEAQLVQFLKTGRSDHSAVFGGMSDVVTHSMQYMTDADLTAIARYLKSLPANDPNDQPHPYDKQVAQALWKGDDSKTGASVYIDNCAACHRTDGHGYTRVFPALAGNPVLQSEDPTSLIHIVLKGGTLPATHTAPSTFTMPGFAWRLSDQEVADVVNFIRTSWGNKGSTVDSSDVSKLRKSDMKTTSSDDLGQLTQHN; encoded by the coding sequence ATGAAAGCACTTGTTATCGCGACCTTCGCGCTGCTGGGCAGCACCTCGATCAACGCTGCAGAAGTTGATCAAAACCTGATCAAGCAAGGCGAATACCTGGCCCGCGCCGGCGACTGCGTGGCTTGCCACACGGCCAAGGACGGCAAGCCGTTTGCCGGTGGCCTGCCGATGGAAACACCCATCGGCACGATCTACTCCACCAACATCACGCCGGACAAAACCGGGCTGGGCGACTACAGCTTCGAGGACTTCGACAAAGCTGTGCGCCATGGCGTCGCCAAAAACGGCAGCACCCTGTACCCGGCGATGCCGTACCCGTCTTATGCCAGCGTCACCGAACCCGACATGAAGGCCTTGTACGCCTATTTCATGCACGGGGTGGCGCCGGTCGCTCAGGACAACAAGGCCAGCGATATTCCCTGGCCATTGAGCATGCGCTGGCCGCTCGCCGGTTGGCGCTGGATGTTCGCGCCAGCGGTGGCGGATTACCAGGCAGCGCCTGACGCAGACGCCGTGGTCAGCCGTGGGGCGTATCTGGTGGAAGGCCTGGGCCATTGCGGCGCCTGCCATACGCCGCGCGCCCTGACCATGCAGGAAAAAGCCTTGAATGCCGGTGAGGGCAGCGCTTTCCTGTCAGGCAGCGCACCACTCGAAGGCTGGATTGCAAAAAGTCTGCGGGGTGACCACAAGGACGGCCTTGGCAGCTGGAACGAAGCGCAACTGGTGCAATTCCTCAAGACCGGTCGCAGTGACCACAGTGCAGTGTTCGGCGGCATGAGCGATGTGGTGACCCACAGCATGCAGTACATGACCGACGCCGACCTGACGGCCATTGCCCGTTATCTCAAGTCGCTGCCGGCCAATGACCCCAATGACCAGCCGCACCCGTACGACAAACAGGTCGCCCAGGCGTTATGGAAAGGTGATGACAGCAAGACCGGTGCGTCGGTGTATATCGACAACTGTGCGGCCTGCCATCGCACGGATGGCCATGGGTACACACGGGTGTTCCCGGCGCTGGCGGGCAACCCGGTGTTGCAATCTGAGGACCCGACGTCACTGATTCACATCGTACTCAAGGGCGGCACCCTGCCTGCGACTCACACTGCCCCTTCGACCTTCACCATGCCTGGTTTTGCATGGCGCTTGTCGGATCAGGAAGTGGCTGACGTGGTGAACTTCATCCGCACAAGCTGGGGAAATAAAGGCTCGACAGTCGATTCCTCTGACGTGTCAAAGTTACGCAAGAGTGATATGAAAACAACGTCAAGCGACGACCTTGGCCAACTAACGCAACATAACTAA
- a CDS encoding GMC family oxidoreductase — MATVMKKVDAVIVGFGWTGAIMAKELTEAGLNVLALERGPMQDTYPDGNYPQVIDELTYSVRKKLFQDISKETVTIRHSVNDIALPNRQLGAFLPGNGVGGAGLHWSGVHFRVDPIELRMRSHYEERYGKSFIPKDMTIQDFGVSYEELEPFFDYAEKVFGTSGQAWTVNGQLVGEGKGGNPYAPDRSNPFPLESQKNTVSAQLFQKAATAVGYKPYNLPSANTSGPYTNPYGAQMGPCNFCGFCSGYVCYMYSKASPNVNILPALKPLPNFELRANSHVLRVNLDSTKTKATGVTYIDGQGREIEQPADLVILGAFQFHNVRLMLLSGIGKPYDPISGEGVVGKNFAYQNMATIKAFFDKDTHTNNFIGAGGNGVALDDFNADNFDHGPHGFVGGSPMWVNQAGSRPIAGTSNPPGTPAWGSDWKRATADYYTHQVSMDAHGAHQSYRGNYLDLDPVYRDAYGLPLLRMTFDWQENDIKMNRFMVEKMGKIAEAMGPKAIAVIGKKVGEHFNTAAYQTTHLNGGAIMGTDPKTSALNRYLQSWDVHNVFVPGASAFPQGLGYNPTGLVAALTYWSARAIREQYLKNPGPLVQA; from the coding sequence ATGGCAACGGTAATGAAGAAGGTCGATGCGGTCATCGTCGGATTTGGCTGGACGGGCGCGATCATGGCCAAAGAGCTGACAGAAGCGGGCCTGAACGTGCTGGCGCTGGAGCGCGGGCCAATGCAGGACACTTATCCGGACGGCAACTATCCCCAGGTGATCGACGAACTCACCTACAGCGTGCGGAAAAAACTCTTTCAGGACATCTCCAAAGAGACGGTCACCATTCGCCACAGCGTGAATGACATCGCCCTGCCAAACCGCCAGCTCGGCGCCTTTCTGCCCGGCAATGGCGTAGGCGGCGCGGGTCTGCACTGGTCCGGCGTGCACTTTCGGGTCGATCCGATCGAGTTGCGCATGCGCAGCCACTACGAAGAACGCTACGGCAAAAGCTTTATACCCAAGGACATGACCATCCAGGACTTCGGCGTCAGTTACGAAGAGCTGGAACCGTTTTTCGATTACGCCGAGAAAGTGTTCGGCACCTCGGGTCAGGCCTGGACGGTGAACGGGCAACTGGTCGGTGAAGGCAAGGGCGGCAACCCCTATGCACCGGATCGCTCCAACCCTTTCCCGTTGGAGTCGCAGAAGAACACTGTTTCCGCACAGCTGTTTCAGAAAGCAGCTACAGCCGTGGGTTACAAACCCTACAACCTGCCGTCGGCCAACACTTCGGGGCCCTACACCAATCCGTACGGCGCGCAGATGGGCCCGTGCAACTTCTGCGGCTTTTGCAGTGGTTATGTCTGCTACATGTACTCCAAGGCATCGCCTAACGTAAATATTCTGCCCGCGCTCAAACCACTGCCGAATTTCGAGTTGCGCGCCAATTCCCATGTGTTGCGGGTCAATCTCGACAGCACCAAGACCAAAGCCACTGGCGTGACCTACATCGACGGCCAGGGCCGGGAAATCGAGCAGCCCGCGGATCTGGTGATCCTCGGTGCTTTCCAGTTTCACAACGTGCGGTTGATGCTGCTGTCCGGCATCGGCAAACCGTATGACCCGATCAGTGGCGAAGGTGTGGTGGGCAAGAACTTCGCCTACCAGAACATGGCGACGATCAAGGCGTTCTTCGACAAGGACACCCACACCAACAACTTCATCGGCGCTGGCGGCAATGGCGTGGCGCTGGATGACTTCAATGCCGACAACTTCGACCACGGGCCGCATGGCTTCGTCGGCGGCTCGCCGATGTGGGTCAACCAGGCCGGCAGCCGCCCGATTGCCGGAACGTCCAACCCGCCGGGCACCCCGGCCTGGGGCAGCGACTGGAAACGCGCCACTGCCGACTATTACACCCACCAAGTGTCGATGGATGCCCACGGGGCGCATCAGTCCTACCGTGGCAACTACCTCGATCTGGACCCGGTATACCGCGACGCTTATGGCTTGCCGCTGCTGCGCATGACGTTCGACTGGCAGGAAAACGACATCAAGATGAACCGCTTCATGGTCGAGAAAATGGGCAAGATCGCCGAGGCGATGGGCCCCAAAGCCATCGCCGTGATTGGCAAGAAGGTCGGCGAACACTTCAACACCGCCGCCTACCAGACCACCCACCTCAACGGCGGCGCGATCATGGGCACCGACCCGAAGACCAGCGCCCTGAACCGTTACTTGCAAAGCTGGGACGTGCATAACGTATTCGTCCCTGGCGCGTCCGCATTTCCACAGGGTCTGGGCTACAACCCGACTGGCCTGGTTGCCGCGCTGACCTATTGGTCCGCCCGGGCGATCCGCGAGCAATACCTGAAAAACCCCGGCCCGCTGGTTCAGGCATAA
- a CDS encoding gluconate 2-dehydrogenase subunit 3 family protein, giving the protein MSDQDRDNPRREFLRKSLTLIPVVTVASTSLGSTVLLAAQEPAPARADKSPVSTSAYEPSYFTAEEWTFIKAAVGQLIPNDAQGPGALEAGVPEYIDRQMNTPYAAGALWFMQGPFNADAPPEMGWQSKLVPKEIYRLGIAATDAWSKTINGKVFAEQDSATRDDLLKQLEAGKPQFDSVPATIFFNLLLQNTKEGFFCDPIHGGNKGLVGWTMIGFPGARADFMDWVERNEQYPFPAVSIRGERA; this is encoded by the coding sequence ATGTCTGATCAAGATCGAGACAACCCGCGGCGTGAGTTTTTACGCAAATCCCTGACCTTGATCCCGGTGGTCACCGTCGCCAGCACCTCGCTGGGCAGCACCGTTCTGCTTGCCGCGCAGGAGCCCGCACCGGCTCGCGCCGATAAATCCCCCGTCAGCACCAGCGCCTACGAGCCGAGCTACTTCACCGCCGAAGAGTGGACGTTCATCAAGGCTGCCGTCGGGCAATTGATTCCGAACGATGCCCAGGGCCCCGGCGCCCTGGAAGCCGGCGTGCCGGAATACATCGACCGCCAGATGAACACCCCGTACGCCGCTGGCGCTTTGTGGTTCATGCAAGGCCCATTCAACGCGGACGCCCCGCCGGAGATGGGCTGGCAGAGCAAACTCGTGCCCAAAGAGATTTATCGCCTGGGCATTGCCGCCACGGATGCCTGGTCGAAGACTATCAACGGGAAAGTATTTGCTGAGCAAGACAGCGCTACCCGAGACGATTTGCTCAAGCAGCTCGAAGCCGGAAAACCGCAATTCGACAGCGTTCCGGCGACGATCTTCTTCAATCTGTTGCTGCAAAACACCAAGGAGGGGTTCTTCTGCGACCCGATCCACGGTGGCAATAAAGGTCTGGTCGGCTGGACCATGATCGGCTTCCCCGGCGCTCGCGCCGATTTCATGGATTGGGTGGAACGCAACGAGCAATACCCCTTCCCGGCAGTGTCGATTCGCGGCGAGAGGGCTTGA
- a CDS encoding tyrosine-protein phosphatase: MFRLRLLPALCFSLVALFNFSQVSADDTPSVRPAEWAQPVDSKYNLYQMSPTLYRSALPDSKAVPLLESLKVGTVITFLPESDANWLTAPGINQVQLPYRTNHVDDADVIKALRAIQTAEAQGPVLMHCKHGSDRTGLMSAMYRVVVQGWSKEDALNEMTQGGFGDSTHFKDGVRYMMQADVDKLRTALANGDCSTSPFAMCSMKSWLKSANVQ; encoded by the coding sequence ATGTTCCGACTTCGTCTTTTGCCAGCGTTATGCTTTTCGCTGGTGGCACTTTTCAACTTTTCGCAGGTATCGGCAGACGATACGCCGTCGGTCCGTCCTGCTGAATGGGCTCAACCTGTGGACTCGAAGTACAATCTTTATCAAATGTCCCCGACCCTTTATCGCAGCGCCTTGCCTGACAGCAAAGCGGTGCCTTTGCTGGAAAGCCTCAAGGTCGGCACGGTCATCACGTTTCTGCCTGAGTCGGACGCGAACTGGTTAACCGCGCCAGGCATCAACCAGGTGCAACTGCCTTATCGCACCAATCATGTCGATGACGCTGACGTCATCAAGGCGCTTCGTGCTATTCAAACCGCCGAAGCTCAGGGCCCGGTGTTGATGCATTGCAAGCACGGTTCCGACCGTACCGGCTTGATGTCCGCCATGTATCGAGTCGTTGTGCAGGGCTGGAGCAAGGAAGATGCGCTGAACGAAATGACCCAGGGCGGTTTTGGCGACAGCACCCACTTCAAGGACGGCGTTCGCTACATGATGCAAGCGGATGTCGACAAACTTCGTACCGCATTAGCCAATGGCGATTGCAGCACCAGCCCGTTTGCGATGTGTTCGATGAAAAGTTGGCTCAAGTCGGCCAACGTTCAGTAA
- a CDS encoding YheV family putative zinc ribbon protein — translation MSEGPVITKKRFIAGAVCPACSEPDKLMMWNEDTVPHRECVACGYSDTLNEQGLSVPKELGTRVNTSALKAPDAKVQAVQFFPNPKLKKKPDEQH, via the coding sequence ATGAGTGAGGGGCCTGTGATTACGAAAAAACGCTTTATCGCCGGGGCGGTCTGCCCGGCGTGCAGCGAGCCGGACAAATTGATGATGTGGAACGAAGACACGGTCCCGCACCGCGAGTGCGTGGCCTGTGGCTATTCCGACACGCTCAACGAGCAGGGTCTGTCGGTGCCCAAGGAATTGGGCACCCGGGTCAACACCTCGGCGCTGAAGGCGCCGGACGCCAAGGTTCAGGCCGTGCAGTTTTTCCCGAACCCCAAGCTGAAGAAAAAGCCTGACGAACAGCACTGA
- the prlC gene encoding oligopeptidase A, which yields MFLPAKVPTVSVNNPLLQSYDLPPFSAIRAEHVQPAIEQILADNRAAIIKILESQGKQPTWAGLVLAMDELNDRLGAAWSPVSHLNAVCNSAELREAYESCLPALSAYSTEMGQNRELFQAFEALANSPEAAGFDVAQKTILEHSLRDFRLSGIDLPEAEQKRYAEVQSKLSELGSRFSNQLLDATQAWTKHVTDDAALTGLTDSAKAQMAAAAQAKGLDGFLITLEFPSYYAVMTYAQDRALREEVYAAYCTRASDQGPNAGQNDNGPVMEEILDLRQELAKLLGFASFSELSLATKMAESSDQVLSFLRDLAKRSKPFAAQDLEQLKAYAAEQGCPDLQSWDSGFYGEKLREQRYSVAQEALRAYFPIDKVLGGLFAIVQRLYGIEIAEQKGFDTWHPDVRLFEIKENGQHVGRFFFDLYARANKRGGAWMDGARDRRRTAEGVLQSPVANLVCNFTPADSGKPALLTHDEVTTLFHEFGHGLHHLLTRVEHAGVSGINGVAWDAVELPSQFMENWCWEPEGLALISGHYETGEPLPQDLLGKMLAAKNFQSGLMMVRQLEFSLFDFELHATHGDGRSVLQVLEGVRDEVSVMRPPAYNRFPNSFAHIFAGGYAAGYYSYKWAEVLSADAFSKFEEDGVLNAETGRAFREAILARGGSQEPMVLFVAFRGRAPSIDALLRHSGLSEDAAA from the coding sequence ATGTTTCTTCCAGCCAAGGTGCCAACCGTGAGCGTGAACAACCCTCTTTTGCAGTCCTACGACCTGCCGCCGTTCTCGGCGATCCGTGCCGAACACGTGCAACCGGCCATTGAACAGATCCTGGCTGACAACCGCGCTGCCATTATCAAGATCCTTGAAAGCCAGGGCAAACAACCGACCTGGGCCGGCCTGGTGCTGGCGATGGACGAGCTCAACGATCGCCTGGGGGCCGCCTGGAGCCCGGTCAGCCACCTCAACGCCGTGTGTAACAGCGCCGAATTGCGCGAAGCTTATGAGTCCTGCCTGCCGGCCTTGAGCGCTTACTCCACCGAAATGGGCCAAAACCGCGAACTGTTCCAGGCGTTCGAAGCACTGGCCAACAGCCCCGAAGCTGCCGGTTTCGACGTGGCGCAGAAAACCATTCTGGAGCACTCGCTGCGTGACTTCCGCCTGTCGGGTATTGACCTGCCGGAAGCCGAACAGAAACGCTATGCCGAAGTGCAGAGCAAACTCTCGGAGCTGGGCAGCCGCTTCTCCAATCAGTTGCTCGACGCCACCCAGGCCTGGACCAAACACGTCACCGATGACGCCGCCCTCACCGGCCTGACCGATTCGGCCAAGGCGCAAATGGCCGCCGCCGCACAGGCCAAGGGCCTGGACGGCTTCCTGATCACCCTGGAATTCCCGAGCTACTACGCGGTGATGACGTACGCCCAGGACCGTGCCTTGCGCGAAGAAGTCTATGCCGCCTACTGCACCCGCGCTTCGGACCAAGGCCCGAACGCCGGCCAGAACGACAACGGCCCGGTGATGGAAGAGATTCTCGACCTGCGTCAGGAGCTGGCCAAGCTACTGGGTTTCGCCAGCTTCTCGGAGCTGAGCCTGGCCACCAAAATGGCCGAGTCCAGTGATCAGGTGCTGAGCTTCCTGCGCGACCTGGCCAAGCGCAGCAAACCGTTTGCCGCGCAGGATCTGGAGCAGCTCAAGGCGTATGCCGCCGAGCAAGGCTGCCCGGATTTGCAAAGCTGGGACAGCGGTTTCTATGGCGAAAAACTCCGCGAGCAGCGCTACAGTGTTGCCCAGGAAGCCCTTCGCGCCTACTTCCCGATCGATAAAGTACTGGGCGGGCTGTTCGCTATCGTCCAGCGTCTGTACGGCATCGAAATCGCCGAGCAGAAAGGCTTCGACACCTGGCACCCGGATGTTCGCCTGTTTGAAATCAAGGAAAACGGCCAACACGTCGGCCGCTTCTTCTTCGACTTGTACGCCCGCGCCAACAAGCGCGGCGGCGCCTGGATGGACGGCGCGCGCGACCGTCGTCGTACCGCCGAAGGCGTGCTGCAAAGCCCGGTGGCCAATCTGGTGTGCAACTTCACACCGGCCGACAGCGGCAAGCCGGCGCTGCTGACTCATGATGAAGTCACCACCCTGTTCCACGAATTCGGGCACGGCCTGCATCACCTCCTGACCCGCGTCGAGCATGCCGGTGTGTCCGGCATCAACGGCGTAGCCTGGGATGCGGTCGAGTTGCCAAGCCAGTTCATGGAAAACTGGTGCTGGGAACCGGAAGGCCTTGCGCTGATTTCCGGCCATTACGAGACCGGCGAACCACTGCCACAGGATCTGCTGGGCAAAATGCTCGCGGCGAAAAACTTCCAGTCCGGCCTGATGATGGTGCGTCAGCTGGAGTTCTCGCTGTTCGACTTCGAACTGCACGCCACCCACGGTGACGGCCGTAGCGTGCTGCAAGTGCTCGAAGGCGTGCGCGACGAGGTTTCGGTCATGCGTCCACCTGCCTACAACCGCTTCCCGAACAGCTTCGCGCATATCTTCGCGGGCGGTTATGCGGCGGGTTACTACAGCTACAAATGGGCTGAAGTACTGTCGGCAGACGCCTTCTCCAAATTCGAAGAAGACGGCGTGCTGAACGCAGAGACCGGCCGCGCCTTCCGCGAAGCGATCCTGGCCCGCGGTGGTTCTCAGGAACCGATGGTGCTGTTCGTCGCCTTCCGTGGCCGTGCGCCATCGATTGACGCACTCTTGCGCCACAGCGGCCTGAGTGAGGACGCAGCAGCATGA
- a CDS encoding gamma carbonic anhydrase family protein — protein MTLRKYLDHTPLLGTGAFVDASAVVIGDVEIGENSSVWPLTVIRGDMHRIRIGARTSVQDGCVLHITHAGPFNPDGFPCLIGDDVTIAHKVMLHGCTIGSRVLIGMGSIVMDGAVVEDDVIIGAGSLVPPGKRLDSGYLYVGSPVKQIRPLTDKENAFFTYSAANYVKLKDLHLAEGYDQV, from the coding sequence GTGACCCTTCGCAAGTATCTGGACCACACGCCGCTGCTCGGCACCGGCGCTTTTGTAGACGCCTCGGCGGTGGTGATCGGCGATGTCGAAATTGGTGAAAATAGCTCCGTCTGGCCGCTGACGGTGATTCGCGGCGACATGCACCGCATCCGTATCGGCGCGCGCACCAGCGTGCAGGACGGCTGCGTGTTGCACATCACCCACGCCGGCCCGTTCAACCCTGACGGTTTCCCGTGCCTGATCGGTGATGATGTGACCATCGCCCATAAGGTCATGCTGCATGGCTGCACCATTGGCAGCCGCGTCCTGATCGGTATGGGCAGCATCGTCATGGACGGTGCGGTAGTCGAGGATGATGTGATCATCGGCGCCGGCAGCCTGGTGCCGCCGGGCAAGCGTCTGGACAGCGGTTATCTGTATGTTGGTAGCCCGGTGAAACAAATCCGGCCGCTAACGGACAAGGAAAATGCCTTTTTTACCTACAGCGCGGCGAACTACGTGAAGCTCAAGGATCTGCATCTGGCCGAAGGCTACGACCAGGTCTGA
- a CDS encoding HAD family hydrolase: MHYQTVLFDLDGTLTDPREGITRSIQFALSKLGIDEPDLTQLEHFIGPPLLQAFMQFYDFDEAKAWEAVNFYRERFKVTGLYENRVFDGVTPLLETLGGQGRQLYIATSKPWIFAREIARHFDFAKHFKVIYGSELDGTRTNKVELIAHLMAEEGLDPASTLMIGDRKHDLIGARSNGLDAAAVGYGFGSHEELSAEAPAYHFETLEEMHQAFLRR, from the coding sequence ATGCATTACCAAACTGTTCTGTTCGACCTCGATGGCACCCTGACCGATCCGCGTGAGGGCATTACCCGTTCGATCCAGTTCGCCTTGAGCAAACTGGGCATCGATGAGCCGGACTTGACCCAGCTCGAACACTTCATCGGTCCGCCGCTGTTGCAGGCGTTCATGCAGTTCTATGATTTCGACGAAGCCAAGGCCTGGGAAGCGGTCAATTTCTATCGCGAGCGTTTCAAGGTCACTGGCCTATACGAGAACCGGGTGTTCGATGGCGTCACGCCGTTGCTGGAAACTTTGGGCGGGCAAGGGCGGCAGCTGTACATCGCCACCTCCAAGCCGTGGATCTTTGCCCGGGAAATCGCCCGTCACTTCGACTTCGCCAAACACTTCAAGGTGATTTACGGCAGCGAGCTGGACGGCACACGTACCAACAAGGTCGAGCTGATTGCCCACCTGATGGCGGAAGAAGGTCTGGACCCGGCCAGCACGCTGATGATCGGCGATCGTAAACACGACCTGATCGGGGCCCGGAGTAACGGGCTGGACGCGGCGGCGGTGGGCTATGGGTTCGGTAGCCACGAAGAACTGAGTGCTGAAGCGCCGGCGTATCATTTTGAAACGCTGGAGGAAATGCATCAGGCGTTTTTACGTCGTTAA
- a CDS encoding aminopeptidase: MIRPLPSHGLLDRVLRVLFPGVLFLLLNGCTSVSYYSQLADGQLQLLRAREPVAKVVADPQRDPQLRAHLAQSQKARAFATEHLHLPDNPSYRLYADIKRPYVVWNVFATPEFSLKPQNHCFPIAGCVAYRGYYSQSAARGEAALQRLNGMDVSIGGVEAYSTLGWFNDPIISSMMSWGDERLATLIFHELAHQRFYVKDDTEFNESYATFVEQEGTRQWRASRGLAPDSGTQIQQRDQFIQLILDTRSQLERLYAQPLPAEQMRQRKAATFEQLRADYRKIRDSQWAGDKRYDAWINAPLNNARLLPFGLYDQWVPAFSALFKQVGGDWAKFYPAVEKLGGLPVGERKAVLRALAGSESSGG; the protein is encoded by the coding sequence TTGATCAGGCCACTTCCAAGCCATGGGTTACTTGATCGCGTTTTGCGCGTTTTGTTTCCGGGTGTGTTGTTTTTGTTGCTCAACGGTTGCACCAGCGTCAGCTACTACAGCCAGTTGGCCGACGGTCAACTGCAGCTACTGCGGGCCCGTGAGCCGGTGGCCAAGGTCGTTGCCGACCCCCAGCGTGATCCGCAATTGCGCGCCCATCTGGCCCAGTCACAAAAGGCCAGGGCCTTTGCCACCGAGCATCTGCACCTGCCGGACAATCCGAGCTATCGCTTGTACGCCGACATCAAGCGGCCCTACGTGGTGTGGAACGTCTTCGCCACGCCGGAGTTCTCCCTGAAACCGCAGAACCATTGCTTCCCCATAGCCGGCTGCGTCGCCTATCGCGGTTATTACAGCCAGAGCGCGGCGCGTGGTGAAGCGGCATTGCAACGGCTGAACGGCATGGATGTGTCGATTGGTGGCGTCGAGGCCTATTCCACCCTGGGCTGGTTCAACGATCCGATCATCAGCTCGATGATGAGCTGGGGCGATGAGCGACTGGCCACGCTGATCTTCCACGAACTGGCGCATCAGCGTTTTTATGTGAAGGACGACACCGAATTCAACGAGTCCTACGCCACGTTTGTCGAGCAGGAAGGCACCCGCCAATGGCGGGCCAGCCGTGGTCTGGCGCCAGACAGCGGCACGCAGATCCAGCAGCGCGATCAGTTCATCCAGCTGATTCTGGACACCCGCTCGCAACTTGAACGGCTGTACGCCCAGCCCTTACCGGCTGAGCAGATGCGCCAACGCAAAGCCGCGACATTCGAACAGTTGCGCGCCGATTACCGGAAAATACGCGACAGCCAGTGGGCCGGGGATAAACGCTATGACGCCTGGATCAACGCACCACTGAACAATGCCCGGCTGTTGCCGTTTGGTTTGTATGACCAGTGGGTGCCGGCGTTTTCGGCGTTGTTCAAACAGGTGGGCGGGGATTGGGCGAAGTTTTATCCGGCGGTGGAGAAGCTTGGCGGGTTGCCGGTTGGGGAGCGTAAGGCGGTGTTGAGGGCGTTGGCTGGATCAGAGAGTTCTGGCGGCTGA
- a CDS encoding DUF1161 domain-containing protein: MKRFALAIICSALATSVLAEPKDCEELKKEIEVKIQARAVPSYTLEIVSKEEAAKHDLAMVVGKCDYGRKAIIYQKNNN; the protein is encoded by the coding sequence ATGAAACGTTTCGCCTTGGCGATCATCTGCAGTGCACTGGCCACATCGGTTCTGGCGGAGCCCAAAGACTGCGAAGAACTCAAGAAAGAGATTGAAGTCAAGATCCAGGCCCGAGCCGTACCGTCCTACACCCTGGAAATCGTCAGCAAGGAAGAGGCTGCAAAACACGACTTGGCCATGGTCGTCGGCAAATGCGACTACGGTAGAAAAGCGATCATCTACCAGAAAAACAACAACTGA
- a CDS encoding OsmC family protein → MAITKKASAHWAGDLKTGIGSISTETGVLREAPYGFKARFEGGKGTNPEELIGAAHAGCFSMAFSMILGDAGLKADSIDTNAEVTLDQVEGGFAITAVKLILKAKIPGATQAQFEELSKKAKEGCPVSKVLNAKISLEATLVS, encoded by the coding sequence ATGGCTATCACGAAGAAAGCATCAGCTCATTGGGCAGGCGATCTGAAAACCGGCATCGGCTCCATTTCCACGGAAACCGGCGTCCTCAGAGAAGCGCCCTACGGCTTCAAGGCCCGTTTCGAGGGCGGCAAGGGGACCAATCCGGAAGAATTGATCGGCGCGGCCCACGCCGGCTGTTTTTCCATGGCGTTTTCAATGATTCTCGGCGACGCCGGCCTCAAGGCTGACAGCATCGACACCAACGCCGAGGTCACGCTGGATCAGGTGGAGGGTGGTTTTGCGATCACCGCAGTGAAACTGATCCTCAAGGCAAAAATCCCGGGGGCGACCCAGGCGCAGTTTGAGGAATTGAGCAAAAAAGCCAAGGAAGGATGCCCGGTGTCCAAAGTGCTGAATGCGAAGATCAGTCTTGAGGCGACGCTGGTCAGCTGA